In Chitinophaga nivalis, a single genomic region encodes these proteins:
- a CDS encoding TonB-dependent receptor yields the protein MRVSVLLLGIMFAGTLCLHAGTGTAQDLSNIRLQIRLKGKTLAAAISELSMASKLSFAFDKAALNEKTVAEADFNNVALSDILHRLLSNSGYRYEIINKTVVIVKEVKPVKVNPGKITGKVTDEKGEALPGASIRIPELNKSTVSEGDGSFSLVVEPGVYTLEVSFISFAPQRIMKVLVEEGKVRELSVVMKQASSALSEVLVVGYGTQEKKDITGSIGSVTGDQINNRTVGSLDQALVGKVAGLSVSNNSGAPGTGMMIRIRGVGTINNSDPLYVIDGNPFGNINNLDPEDIQSVEILKSASAAAIYGSRGANGVVLVTTKKGSAGAMKIDLHTFTGMQQVYKKLKLTNAATYARLYNSALASGGLAPVFNNPDSYGEGTDWQDAIFRTAPISKYEVAFSGGKEGSVYRMSASYLKQKGTVIGTDYSKIGVSLNSTHQLKRWLKFGENMNYTYTTRNSISDYDSDARGIISTAIQMAPTVPVKNPDGSYGVSPFANTYNPVAAVENIQRLNKGWQLMGSLYAQADLLPGLNFKSQFNINVGNDRHRSYIPVYFVSNSQKEDVSSLEEEASNGTDWAWENTLNYSRSFGKHRIDGLLGVTAQHSYDSYIRAYGQNLPADASLTRSLQYLDLASSGLNVGGGGDEWGMLSYFGRLNYSYRNTYLATVNVRRDGSSKFGANNRFGTFPSFSLGWRLSNEPFLRDVKFINDLKLRGGWGSLGNESSLSTSATVSTLKVNIPYPFGRGKEQEVLLGATPSSIGNMNLKWEATRETDLGLDATLFDNFITIGADYYHRATSGILVRLPILASVGVSEAPYVNGGNVVNKGFEFTLGFHSNRKKNFGYDISLNYSINRNEVTSLMNDGAAFYAGEITSGVRVSKTMAGHPIGGFFGYVTDGIFQNQKEVDAAAKQPGAAPGDIRYKDLNGDNVIDDKDQTYIGSPWPTRIYGLSASFWYKDFDLNLSISGRGGNQIYTGWKHYTNSSGISNYFAPDKEQAWTGEGSTNKEPRVTILDPNNNMRPSDRWIQNGSFLRLNSLQLGYSLPQSMLKRWGIAKVRVYAGGENLFTITRYDGFDPEVGMRDGNDGDPLDVGIDRAYYPRPRTLSVGLNVNF from the coding sequence ATGAGAGTTTCTGTACTTCTTCTGGGTATTATGTTTGCCGGGACGCTTTGTTTGCATGCCGGTACGGGTACAGCCCAGGACCTGAGCAACATCCGGCTGCAAATCCGGTTAAAAGGTAAAACACTGGCTGCTGCCATTTCGGAATTGTCTATGGCCAGCAAATTGTCTTTTGCCTTCGACAAGGCGGCGCTGAATGAAAAAACAGTAGCCGAAGCGGACTTCAACAATGTAGCGCTCAGCGATATCCTGCACCGTTTACTAAGTAATAGTGGTTACCGCTATGAAATCATCAACAAAACCGTTGTCATCGTAAAAGAGGTGAAGCCCGTGAAAGTTAATCCGGGTAAGATCACTGGTAAAGTAACGGACGAAAAGGGGGAGGCACTTCCCGGCGCCAGTATCCGTATCCCGGAGCTGAATAAAAGCACCGTCAGCGAAGGCGACGGGTCTTTCAGCCTGGTGGTGGAGCCGGGTGTGTATACCCTGGAGGTGAGCTTTATCTCCTTTGCGCCGCAGCGGATCATGAAAGTACTGGTAGAGGAAGGAAAGGTGCGGGAGCTGTCTGTTGTCATGAAACAGGCTTCCAGCGCGTTAAGTGAGGTACTGGTAGTAGGTTATGGTACGCAGGAGAAAAAAGATATCACCGGGTCAATCGGCTCTGTGACCGGTGATCAGATCAATAACAGAACCGTCGGCAGCCTGGACCAGGCACTGGTAGGAAAGGTGGCCGGATTAAGCGTTTCCAATAACTCCGGCGCTCCCGGTACGGGCATGATGATCCGTATCCGTGGCGTAGGTACCATCAATAACAGCGATCCGTTGTATGTGATCGATGGCAATCCCTTTGGTAATATCAACAACCTCGATCCGGAAGATATTCAATCCGTGGAGATCCTGAAGAGTGCTTCTGCTGCTGCGATCTATGGTTCCCGCGGTGCGAACGGCGTGGTGCTGGTGACCACCAAAAAAGGAAGTGCCGGCGCGATGAAAATTGACCTGCATACGTTTACCGGTATGCAACAGGTATATAAAAAACTGAAACTGACCAACGCAGCTACCTATGCCAGATTATATAACTCCGCCCTGGCATCAGGCGGACTGGCGCCGGTATTCAACAACCCTGACAGCTATGGCGAAGGTACCGACTGGCAGGATGCTATTTTCAGAACCGCACCTATCAGCAAATATGAAGTAGCCTTTTCAGGTGGAAAAGAAGGCTCTGTATACCGCATGAGCGCCAGCTACCTGAAACAGAAAGGTACGGTCATCGGAACAGATTACTCCAAGATAGGCGTATCCCTGAACAGCACCCACCAGCTGAAACGCTGGCTGAAATTCGGGGAAAACATGAACTATACCTATACCACCCGGAACAGTATTTCTGATTACGACAGTGATGCCAGAGGCATCATCAGCACCGCTATCCAGATGGCGCCTACCGTGCCGGTAAAAAATCCGGACGGCAGCTATGGCGTATCGCCTTTTGCCAATACCTACAATCCTGTTGCCGCTGTTGAAAATATTCAACGTCTGAACAAAGGATGGCAGCTGATGGGTTCCTTGTATGCCCAGGCAGATCTGTTACCCGGACTGAATTTTAAATCGCAGTTTAATATCAACGTGGGCAATGATCGCCATCGTTCCTATATCCCCGTGTATTTTGTCAGCAATTCCCAGAAGGAAGATGTCAGCAGCCTGGAAGAAGAAGCTTCCAATGGTACCGACTGGGCCTGGGAAAATACCTTAAACTATAGCCGTAGCTTTGGTAAACATCGTATCGACGGATTACTGGGTGTAACCGCACAGCATTCCTATGATTCGTATATCCGTGCCTACGGACAAAACCTGCCGGCAGATGCCAGCCTTACCCGCTCCCTGCAATACCTGGATCTCGCTTCATCCGGTTTGAATGTTGGCGGTGGTGGTGACGAATGGGGCATGTTATCCTATTTCGGCCGGTTGAACTACAGCTACCGTAACACTTACCTCGCTACCGTGAACGTACGTCGCGATGGTTCTTCCAAGTTCGGTGCCAACAACCGCTTCGGTACTTTCCCTTCTTTCTCCCTGGGCTGGCGCTTGTCCAATGAGCCTTTCCTCCGGGATGTGAAATTTATCAACGACCTGAAATTACGTGGTGGATGGGGTTCACTGGGTAATGAAAGCTCTTTGTCTACCAGCGCTACGGTGTCTACCCTCAAAGTAAATATACCTTATCCGTTTGGTCGTGGTAAAGAACAGGAAGTACTGCTCGGCGCTACGCCTTCCAGCATCGGTAATATGAACCTGAAGTGGGAAGCTACGAGAGAAACAGACCTGGGCCTGGACGCGACTTTATTCGATAACTTTATCACCATAGGAGCGGACTACTACCACCGCGCTACTTCCGGTATCCTGGTACGTTTGCCTATCCTGGCTTCTGTAGGGGTATCTGAAGCGCCTTATGTAAACGGTGGTAATGTCGTTAACAAAGGCTTCGAATTTACCCTGGGCTTTCACAGCAACCGTAAAAAGAATTTCGGATATGACATCTCCCTGAACTATTCGATCAACCGCAACGAGGTAACCAGCTTAATGAACGACGGTGCTGCCTTCTACGCCGGTGAAATCACCAGTGGCGTAAGAGTGAGCAAAACAATGGCCGGTCATCCTATCGGCGGTTTCTTCGGGTATGTAACAGATGGTATCTTCCAGAATCAGAAAGAGGTAGATGCGGCTGCCAAACAACCTGGCGCTGCTCCCGGCGATATCCGTTATAAAGACCTGAACGGCGACAATGTGATCGACGACAAAGACCAGACCTACATCGGTAGTCCATGGCCTACCCGTATCTATGGCCTTTCCGCTTCTTTCTGGTATAAGGATTTTGATCTCAACCTGAGCATCAGCGGCCGTGGTGGCAATCAGATTTATACCGGCTGGAAACACTACACCAACTCTTCTGGTATCTCCAACTACTTTGCACCGGATAAGGAGCAGGCATGGACCGGCGAAGGTTCCACTAATAAAGAGCCACGCGTGACCATCCTGGATCCGAATAACAACATGCGTCCTTCTGACCGCTGGATTCAGAACGGCAGCTTCCTGCGCCTCAATAGCCTGCAATTGGGCTATTCTCTGCCGCAGTCTATGCTGAAAAGATGGGGCATTGCTAAAGTACGGGTATATGCAGGTGGCGAAAACCTGTTTACCATCACCCGGTACGATGGCTTTGATCCGGAAGTAGGTATGCGCGACGGTAATGACGGCGATCCGCTGGATGTGGGTATCGACCGCGCTTACTATCCGCGTCCACGCACGCTTTCTGTTGGTCTGAATGTGAACTTTTAA
- a CDS encoding RagB/SusD family nutrient uptake outer membrane protein, giving the protein MMKRIGITILLLAAGVFSGCNKLLEIEPHGKQTTATFFTTPATARQGLIAAYKALQSNYRTGYPGYVRWVFGDVCSDDARANGGDNPDMIQVEFFTANATNPFYENAWSTLYQGIHAANIVIEKAPGVKGMDDATKKVYVAEGKFLRAYYYFNLVQIFGGVPLMLKEMLSDYNIPRNSKEEIYRQIETDLLEAEGALPEKSAQEKADYGRATKGAAHALLARVYIMQGKFAETEKWTKRIIDSRQYSLDPVYYHNFTIDGEYGAEAIFEINFQYDARFYDEEGSGDGDGRTRGPLSYGWCYDNPTQDLVDAFEPGDPRKKATVYKTGDVLPDGTIGNTGTSATGYLCTKYLILKNEMPDQPKSSGKDQIVFRFGHILLWYAEAANENGHSQEALQVLNQVRARAREGNALILPDVTTTDKEKLRQAIWQEQRVEYATEVFRFFDLVRTKRAGKVLNDFAKKYNSQKGVSFKAGVNEIFPIPQSQINLSQGVLVQNPGF; this is encoded by the coding sequence ATGATGAAACGAATTGGCATAACTATACTCTTATTGGCAGCCGGTGTTTTTTCCGGGTGTAATAAATTACTGGAAATAGAACCACACGGTAAGCAAACCACTGCTACCTTCTTTACTACGCCGGCTACCGCCAGACAAGGACTGATAGCAGCTTATAAGGCATTGCAATCCAATTACCGTACCGGCTACCCGGGTTATGTGAGATGGGTTTTCGGAGATGTTTGCTCTGATGATGCCCGTGCGAATGGTGGTGATAACCCGGATATGATCCAGGTAGAATTTTTTACCGCCAACGCTACCAATCCCTTCTATGAAAACGCCTGGTCTACTTTGTATCAGGGAATCCATGCTGCCAACATCGTGATTGAAAAAGCGCCGGGTGTAAAAGGCATGGATGATGCAACGAAAAAAGTATATGTAGCAGAAGGTAAATTCCTCCGTGCGTATTACTATTTCAATCTGGTGCAGATCTTTGGTGGTGTGCCGCTGATGCTGAAAGAAATGCTGAGCGATTATAACATCCCGAGAAATTCCAAAGAAGAAATCTATCGCCAGATAGAAACAGATCTGCTGGAAGCAGAAGGAGCATTGCCGGAGAAGAGTGCACAGGAGAAAGCAGACTATGGCCGTGCGACTAAAGGAGCTGCGCATGCTTTGCTGGCACGGGTGTACATCATGCAGGGCAAATTTGCCGAAACAGAAAAATGGACGAAGCGGATCATCGATTCCCGTCAGTACAGCCTCGATCCTGTATACTATCATAATTTTACCATTGATGGAGAATACGGTGCAGAAGCCATTTTTGAGATCAACTTCCAGTACGATGCCCGCTTCTATGATGAAGAAGGATCTGGTGATGGCGATGGCAGAACCCGTGGCCCCTTATCTTATGGCTGGTGCTACGACAACCCCACCCAGGACCTCGTAGATGCTTTTGAGCCGGGCGATCCCCGCAAGAAGGCAACCGTATATAAAACAGGAGATGTATTGCCGGATGGTACCATCGGCAACACAGGCACCAGTGCTACCGGTTACCTATGTACGAAATACCTGATCCTGAAAAATGAAATGCCGGATCAACCTAAAAGTTCAGGTAAAGATCAGATCGTGTTCCGCTTCGGACATATTCTCCTGTGGTATGCAGAAGCTGCCAACGAAAACGGGCATAGCCAGGAAGCGCTGCAGGTGCTGAACCAGGTGAGAGCGCGCGCCAGAGAAGGTAATGCGCTGATACTGCCGGATGTCACCACTACCGATAAAGAAAAACTGCGGCAGGCGATCTGGCAGGAGCAACGCGTGGAATATGCAACGGAAGTGTTCCGCTTCTTTGACCTGGTACGTACCAAAAGAGCCGGAAAGGTGCTGAATGATTTTGCGAAGAAATACAACAGCCAGAAAGGCGTTTCCTTTAAAGCCGGTGTGAATGAGATATTCCCGATTCCACAGTCACAGATTAATCTGAGCCAGGGCGTATTGGTACAAAATCCAGGATTTTAA
- a CDS encoding alkaline phosphatase, whose translation MKRYVIAVAFILPVLAMSCTQPKEKEAAAPRKIKNIIFMVGDGMGTTQIYAGLTANKGSLNLERFKCIGFSRTNSADNYMTESAAGATAFSIGQKTYNGAIGVDTAGKPQPTIMEIAKQHGLSTGIVVTTDITDATPATFAAHQKVREMQAEIAADYVKSDVDVLIGAGQEHFDQRKDGRNLLTEFIQKGYQVKHTTADVAQVKQGKLVGLIKEARVAERGDQLARTTQAALQLLQQNKKGFFLVVEGSKIDDGGHANDLPYVTEEVIDFDKAIKAALDFADKDGETLVVVTADHETGGLTIAEGDLTTGKITGKFSTDDHTGVMVPVFAYGPGAEAFMGIYHNNTIFRKFMEALKF comes from the coding sequence ATGAAAAGATATGTTATTGCAGTAGCGTTCATTTTGCCGGTGTTGGCCATGTCCTGTACACAGCCTAAGGAAAAGGAAGCCGCTGCTCCCCGCAAAATTAAAAATATCATTTTTATGGTGGGAGATGGTATGGGTACTACGCAGATTTATGCCGGGCTGACTGCCAACAAAGGTTCGCTGAACCTGGAGCGATTCAAATGTATCGGTTTTTCCAGAACCAATTCTGCCGATAACTACATGACAGAATCGGCCGCAGGAGCTACTGCATTTTCCATCGGACAGAAGACTTACAACGGTGCTATCGGTGTAGATACCGCCGGGAAGCCACAGCCGACGATTATGGAAATCGCCAAACAGCATGGATTGTCAACCGGTATTGTGGTAACCACCGATATCACGGATGCAACACCAGCAACCTTTGCGGCGCATCAGAAAGTGCGTGAAATGCAGGCCGAAATAGCGGCAGACTATGTGAAGTCAGACGTGGATGTACTGATCGGCGCTGGCCAGGAACATTTCGACCAGCGCAAGGATGGCCGCAATCTTCTCACGGAGTTCATACAGAAAGGTTACCAGGTAAAGCATACAACGGCTGATGTGGCACAAGTGAAACAGGGAAAACTGGTAGGGCTGATTAAAGAAGCACGCGTGGCAGAAAGAGGCGATCAGCTGGCACGTACTACCCAGGCAGCGCTCCAGCTGTTGCAGCAAAATAAAAAAGGCTTTTTCCTGGTTGTGGAAGGCTCCAAAATTGATGATGGTGGCCATGCCAACGACCTGCCTTATGTAACCGAAGAAGTGATTGATTTCGATAAGGCCATTAAAGCCGCCCTGGATTTTGCCGACAAAGACGGCGAAACACTGGTAGTGGTAACGGCCGACCATGAAACCGGCGGTCTGACGATTGCAGAAGGTGATCTTACTACCGGAAAAATCACGGGTAAATTTTCTACCGATGATCATACAGGCGTCATGGTACCGGTATTTGCCTACGGCCCCGGCGCAGAAGCTTTTATGGGTATTTATCATAACAATACCATCTTCCGGAAATTTATGGAGGCATTAAAATTCTGA
- a CDS encoding radical SAM protein yields the protein MTYPQLTAFPRALYIELTDRCNLNCPMCRSAGFKGDVLPFDMYEDIARVLFPHARFIDLRGWGESTILKNFEDYLDVALQYGKRIKLISNGTINRPSLWEKLGRERVLVGISFDAADEVTFERIRGGASMKKVLHNIELLQNALLSNNHSVSDNLYFCITVSGDNAAQLCDIIKLGMQFGITHFKMEPLKTTAEDPSNLIHHTARVKQAIQDLKHLVMAYPQLKVEYSASLLEEETNVSKVKKFCIHPFTYLYINSKGGLGFCDHLNGVAEFVWGQWKGVDGFSAFWHGEKMKLLREEHQQALSGGHISSCVDCNWCYERRYADLEYLIEDNWANYSEIVTQ from the coding sequence ATGACATACCCTCAACTGACGGCGTTCCCGCGCGCGCTCTATATTGAGCTTACCGACAGATGCAACCTGAATTGCCCTATGTGTCGATCAGCTGGTTTCAAGGGAGATGTATTGCCTTTTGATATGTATGAAGACATCGCCCGGGTTTTATTTCCACATGCCCGATTCATTGATCTCCGCGGATGGGGCGAAAGCACGATCCTGAAAAATTTTGAAGACTACCTCGATGTAGCATTGCAATATGGGAAGCGTATCAAACTTATCAGTAATGGCACGATTAACCGGCCATCGCTCTGGGAAAAACTGGGCAGGGAACGCGTACTGGTAGGCATCTCTTTCGACGCTGCAGATGAAGTAACCTTTGAACGTATCCGGGGTGGCGCTTCTATGAAAAAGGTGCTGCATAATATAGAACTATTGCAAAACGCTTTACTGTCCAATAACCACAGCGTTTCCGACAACCTTTATTTCTGCATTACCGTCAGTGGCGATAATGCCGCGCAGTTGTGTGATATCATAAAACTGGGAATGCAGTTCGGCATTACCCATTTTAAAATGGAACCATTGAAAACAACGGCGGAAGATCCCTCAAATCTTATACATCATACCGCACGTGTTAAACAAGCTATACAAGACCTGAAACACCTGGTGATGGCATATCCGCAGCTAAAAGTAGAATATTCCGCCTCTTTGCTGGAAGAGGAAACCAATGTCAGTAAGGTGAAGAAATTTTGTATCCACCCATTCACCTATTTGTATATCAATTCCAAAGGAGGACTGGGTTTCTGTGATCATCTCAATGGCGTAGCCGAATTTGTTTGGGGCCAGTGGAAAGGAGTGGATGGCTTTAGTGCATTCTGGCACGGAGAAAAAATGAAACTACTCCGGGAAGAGCACCAGCAGGCATTAAGCGGCGGACATATCTCCAGTTGTGTGGATTGTAACTGGTGCTACGAAAGACGCTATGCAGATCTGGAATACCTGATTGAAGACAACTGGGCGAATTACAGTGAAATTGTTACGCAATGA
- a CDS encoding class I SAM-dependent methyltransferase, which yields MTDNTVTPWEKQFYDPALFDAAAGDAYSDEAEALYFKLIGNVPRKIIEFGCGTGRVILKLAAAGHLVTGVDISPTMLSHLEQKISHFPPDKRTRINTICAAGGEVELHDKFQIVMAVDDFLTHFLQEEELTGMLRQIASCLEPEGYFITDLRIRDAEKISRAQKKYPKDINTYGLVHGVQVGEEAFSAAMKYWEDYDATSNILCSHQIFDFIRQDGQVEKTVYKTLRQKLLTHRELTAMAEQAALSLHRFIPFDEKDNNAGIYMFQLKAYA from the coding sequence ATGACAGATAATACGGTTACCCCCTGGGAAAAACAGTTTTATGATCCGGCCTTGTTCGATGCTGCAGCCGGCGATGCCTATTCCGATGAAGCGGAAGCACTTTATTTTAAGCTGATAGGCAACGTGCCCCGTAAGATCATCGAATTTGGATGTGGCACCGGCAGGGTGATACTGAAACTGGCGGCAGCAGGGCATCTGGTGACAGGAGTAGATATCTCTCCAACAATGCTATCGCATTTAGAACAGAAGATCAGCCACTTTCCACCGGATAAACGAACACGTATCAACACTATCTGTGCTGCCGGCGGAGAGGTGGAACTGCATGACAAATTTCAGATTGTGATGGCCGTAGATGATTTCCTGACGCACTTTTTGCAGGAAGAGGAACTAACCGGCATGCTCCGGCAGATTGCCTCCTGCCTGGAACCGGAAGGTTATTTTATCACGGACCTGCGTATACGGGATGCCGAAAAAATCAGCCGCGCCCAAAAAAAGTATCCCAAGGATATTAATACCTATGGCCTCGTTCATGGCGTGCAGGTGGGGGAAGAGGCCTTTTCTGCGGCAATGAAATATTGGGAAGATTATGATGCAACCTCCAACATTCTTTGCTCTCATCAGATTTTTGATTTTATCCGGCAGGACGGACAGGTAGAAAAAACGGTATATAAAACGCTTCGGCAAAAACTGCTGACACACCGGGAACTTACGGCCATGGCCGAACAGGCGGCATTAAGCCTGCACCGGTTTATTCCGTTTGATGAGAAAGATAATAATGCGGGTATTTATATGTTTCAGCTTAAAGCATACGCGTGA
- a CDS encoding glycosyltransferase family 4 protein yields MKILKEIIWLTPDLSGLGGSEYMVTSFCRLLQRSGIHVHMITSAVHPSWKQVLGLNHAPGQIHLHEVGSFEWRDFAAVVDQITRSTSISLMQVMPLETFCFDIIRFKKYDFPVCGLEPTDLSDQCWWLPENLAQVMQQLDGLLVLNPHAETTARSRHHFLKPIQLIANTVMHDLYTTSDHTYPPTTFGCISRLSAEKGLEYLLGAMRLLSDRQPLLSLGIWGEGEDRERLLNQAKMLGIEEQVHFHGAFHPFKDSLAITASAAVFVLPSLFEGCPVSLLELAGRKKPVISTATSGGKWLLGEDYPGLVPVADTGSLAQRMERAFTDHTFRAQLTGCLQERLDTWFSNAVTSQQLIAFYSNMVAAYHNCIPAE; encoded by the coding sequence ATGAAAATACTTAAAGAGATCATATGGCTTACGCCTGATCTGAGCGGCCTGGGTGGCAGCGAGTACATGGTGACGAGCTTTTGCCGGCTGTTACAGCGGAGCGGCATCCATGTGCATATGATTACCAGTGCCGTACATCCTTCCTGGAAACAGGTACTCGGATTAAATCACGCACCCGGACAGATACACCTGCATGAAGTGGGATCCTTTGAGTGGCGCGACTTTGCGGCGGTCGTTGACCAGATCACGCGCAGTACTTCCATTTCACTGATGCAGGTAATGCCGTTGGAGACTTTCTGCTTTGATATTATCCGGTTCAAAAAATACGATTTCCCGGTATGCGGACTGGAGCCTACAGATCTGAGCGATCAATGCTGGTGGTTACCGGAAAATCTGGCACAGGTGATGCAGCAGCTGGATGGACTACTCGTACTCAATCCACATGCGGAAACCACCGCGAGGAGCCGGCATCATTTTTTAAAACCCATACAACTGATTGCGAATACCGTGATGCATGACCTGTACACCACATCAGATCACACTTATCCGCCTACTACTTTCGGATGTATCAGCAGGCTGTCTGCAGAAAAAGGACTGGAATACCTGCTGGGAGCTATGAGATTGTTGTCAGACAGGCAGCCGTTGTTATCACTCGGCATCTGGGGGGAAGGGGAAGACCGGGAGCGCCTCCTGAACCAGGCGAAGATGCTGGGTATTGAGGAGCAGGTACATTTTCATGGCGCCTTTCATCCTTTCAAAGATTCTTTGGCTATCACGGCCAGCGCAGCTGTTTTTGTACTGCCGTCCTTGTTTGAAGGTTGTCCTGTTTCCCTGCTGGAATTAGCCGGCAGAAAGAAGCCGGTGATCTCCACCGCAACAAGTGGCGGGAAATGGTTGCTGGGAGAAGATTATCCGGGCCTGGTACCCGTGGCGGATACCGGTTCATTGGCACAACGGATGGAAAGGGCTTTTACGGATCATACCTTCCGCGCACAGCTGACCGGTTGTTTACAGGAAAGACTGGATACCTGGTTTAGCAATGCGGTCACCAGTCAACAGCTGATTGCTTTTTACAGCAACATGGTGGCTGCCTATCATAACTGCATACCAGCTGAATGA
- a CDS encoding PIG-L deacetylase family protein, translating to MKTMILEPHFDDTAYSMTGWLLLAKMPADTITVTVFTRSTFAPYAEATGVEAVSALRYAEHKAFCQQASLTAHLLGYEEAPQRGWAMEHIFDNTLGAGTEWELQQRIQHDFRLLHQRFAPDQVYAPLGICGHIDHLLVRECAAQVFPGKISYYEDLPYAGEIQPEVYDDWIHQLTQQLYPRFNRDMSSLDQRIAWLRSYRSQVAEKDIAAVRQYIHRHQGERCWSEKSGI from the coding sequence ATGAAAACGATGATTCTGGAACCTCATTTTGATGATACCGCCTATTCCATGACGGGATGGTTATTGTTGGCAAAGATGCCTGCAGATACTATCACCGTGACTGTTTTTACCAGAAGCACCTTTGCACCCTATGCGGAGGCGACAGGAGTAGAAGCGGTATCCGCTTTGAGATATGCAGAGCACAAGGCATTTTGTCAACAGGCATCGCTGACGGCACACCTGTTGGGATATGAGGAAGCGCCACAAAGAGGATGGGCGATGGAGCATATTTTTGATAACACCCTGGGTGCAGGAACAGAGTGGGAGCTGCAACAACGGATACAACATGATTTCAGATTGCTGCATCAAAGGTTTGCTCCCGATCAGGTGTATGCGCCTTTGGGCATCTGCGGACATATTGATCACCTGCTGGTGCGGGAATGTGCCGCGCAGGTCTTCCCCGGAAAAATCAGTTACTATGAAGACCTGCCTTATGCAGGCGAGATACAGCCGGAAGTATATGACGATTGGATCCATCAGCTGACGCAACAACTCTATCCCCGGTTTAACAGGGATATGTCTTCGTTGGACCAACGTATCGCGTGGCTCCGGAGCTACCGTTCCCAGGTAGCAGAAAAGGATATTGCAGCCGTCCGGCAATACATCCATCGGCATCAGGGAGAAAGATGCTGGTCTGAAAAATCAGGTATATGA
- a CDS encoding glycosyltransferase family A protein — MSKEICVITFTVDRVPSLIRCINSVLLQDASVRHMVFSENQPQLLRDARLDFCRSTTEFFPLEGLPHQGPSSPRMAMLRQHALSFVREPYMCFLDDDNEMEAGHLNSLLAIIREQQVGAAYSWRSLLYADGKHFDGSSYPWHSDEQEAYKRWQWCIAAGVMMEGQSVMKDGPVAVPDPMQLATVDMNEWLFHTATLREIGLDFSFSEQDLRNRVGEDDKLFARIRSLQLPIAGSGIPSIRYYLGGVSNYRIN, encoded by the coding sequence ATGAGTAAAGAAATCTGTGTAATAACATTCACTGTAGACCGCGTACCCTCGCTCATCCGCTGTATCAACAGTGTGCTACTGCAGGACGCTTCGGTGCGGCATATGGTGTTTTCTGAAAATCAGCCACAGCTGCTCAGGGATGCACGACTGGATTTTTGCCGCAGCACGACGGAATTTTTTCCGTTGGAAGGATTGCCCCACCAGGGCCCTTCTTCGCCCCGTATGGCGATGTTAAGACAGCATGCGCTATCCTTTGTCAGGGAGCCGTATATGTGTTTTCTGGATGATGATAATGAAATGGAGGCGGGGCATCTGAATAGCCTGCTGGCCATCATCAGAGAACAACAGGTAGGTGCGGCGTATTCGTGGAGATCCCTGTTATATGCAGATGGAAAACATTTTGATGGGAGTTCCTATCCCTGGCACAGCGATGAACAGGAAGCCTATAAAAGATGGCAATGGTGTATAGCAGCCGGCGTGATGATGGAAGGACAATCCGTGATGAAAGACGGGCCGGTAGCGGTACCAGATCCCATGCAGCTGGCCACGGTAGATATGAACGAGTGGTTATTTCATACAGCCACGCTCCGGGAAATAGGGCTGGATTTCAGTTTCAGCGAGCAGGATTTACGCAATCGGGTAGGAGAAGATGATAAGCTGTTTGCACGTATCCGTTCCCTGCAATTACCTATTGCCGGTTCTGGCATACCGAGCATCAGGTATTACCTGGGCGGCGTTTCCAATTACCGAATTAATTAA